A stretch of the Larimichthys crocea isolate SSNF chromosome IX, L_crocea_2.0, whole genome shotgun sequence genome encodes the following:
- the LOC104939546 gene encoding TNF receptor-associated factor 2-like: MATQEPSPPSSMESNKPGFPKKILGNKLEDKHLCNCCHNILRRPFQAQCGHRFCSYCFNRTVSNGPQKCNACIKEDIFEEPTSILKQGCAFPDNAVRREVEHLSAVCINENCTWKGSIKDYELNHEGKCEFMIIPCPSCKERIRFNEQERHNERECPERTLNCKYCKEPFHFKNIKAHDEICPKYPMICEGCAKKKIPREKYVDHIKFCSKFRTPCRFHVVGCDMSVEKEKIHDHERAYAYEHLNLLLHYIMGMKVSMEGLQPQGLELAGHKLVELQQSLRELEARVSQLSTTSSGPPVQGAAAAAVASSSSSSSGPPASAPLPPPPTLAPTLSVSTSFTPLPSSVGAALELQLHSEKTKVAELGRRCTELEVKSGTFENVVCVLNREVERFATTMEASNRQHKLDQDKIEALSNKVRQLERTVGLKDLTVAEMEGRLREMSATTFDGVFVWRISDFAKKRQDAIAGRAPAMFSPAFYTSKYGYKMCLRIYLNGDGTGRGSHLSLFFVVMRGLSDALLKWPFNQKVTLMLLDQSNREHIIDAFRPDVTSSSFQRPVSEMNIASGCPLFCPLSKLDAKNSYIRDDTIFIKAIVDLTGL; this comes from the exons ATGGCCACGCAGGAACCGTCCCCTCCTTCGTCCATGGAGAGCAATAAACCCGGCTTCCCCAAGAAGATCCTGGGCAATAAGCTGGAGGACAAACACCTGTGCAACTGCTGTCACAACATACTGAGACGACCGTTTCAAGCCCAGTGTGGACATCGCTTCTGTTCCTACTGTTTCAACAGGACCGTGAG taatGGACCCCAGAAATGTAACGCCTGCATTAAAGAGGATATCTTCGAGGAGCCGACATCGATTTTGAAACAAGGATGT GCTTTTCCTGACAACGCAGTTCGAAGGGAAGTTGAGCATCTTTCAGCTGTTTGTATCAATGAAAATTGCACTTGGAAAGGCAGTATTAAAGACTACGAG CTGAACCACGAGGGGAAGTGTGAGTTCATGATCATCCCCTGCCCCTCCTGCAAAGAACGAATTCGCTTCAACGAACAGGAGCGCCACAACGAGCGAGAGTGCCCGGAGAGAACACTGAACTGCAAGTACTGCAAGGAGCCATTTCACTTCAAAAACATCAAG gcACATGATGAGATCTGTCCCAAGTACCCGATGATCTGTGAAGGCTGTGCCAAGAAGAAAATACCCAGAGAAAAG taTGTGGATCATATCAAGTTCTGCAGCAAATTCAGAACTCCATGTCGATTTCATGTCGTGGGATGTGACATGTCT gtggaaaaggaaaagattCATGACCACGAGCGTGCCTATGCCTACGAGCACCTCAATCTGTTGCTGCACTACATCATGGGCATGAAAGTAAGCATGGAGGGCCTGCAGCCCCAGGGACTGGAACTAGCCGGACACAAACTGGTGGAGCTCCAACAGTCCCTCAGGGAGCTCGAGGCCAGAGTCTCCCAGCTTAGCACCACCTCCTCTGGGCCTCCCGTGCAGggagccgccgccgccgccgtcgcctcctcctcatcctccagctCCGGTCCACCCGCTTCAGCTCCACTCCCTCCACCGCCCACCTTGGCTCccactctgtctgtgtctaccTCCTTCACACCTCTGCCCAGCTCGGTGGGAGCGGCGCTGGAGCTCCAGCTCCACAGCGAGAAGACGAAGGTGGCCGAGCTGGGTCGCAGGTGCACGGAGCTCGAAGTGAAATCCGGCACGTTTGaaaatgtggtgtgtgttctgaacagagaggtggagaggttTGCCACCACCATGGAGGCCAGCAACCGTCAGCACAAACTGGACCAGGACAAGATCGAGGCTCTGAGTAATAAG gTGCGACAGCTGGAGCGGACAGTCGGGCTGAAGGACCTGACGGTTGCTGAGATGGAGGGTCGGCTGAGGGAAATGTCTGCCACTACGTTTGACGGCGTCTTTGTGTGGAGGATTTCTGACTTCGCCAAAAAGAGACAAGACGCCATCGCAGGTCGAGCCCCCGCCATGTTTTCACCAG CCTTCTACACCAGTAAATACGGCTATAAGATGTGTCTGCGGATCTACCTGAATGGAGATGGGACAGGGCGTGGCAGCCACTTGTCCTTGTTCTTTGTGGTGATGAGGGGACTGAGTGACGCTCTGCTCAAATGGCCTTTTAACCAGAAG GTGACTCTGATGCTGCTGGACCAGAGCAACAGGGAGCACATCATCGACGCCTTTCGCCCTGACgtcacttcctcttccttccagAGACCCGTGAGCGAGATGAACATCGCCAGCGGCTGTCCGCTCTTCTGCCCGCTCTCCAAGCTCGACGCCAAGAACTCTTACATCCGCGACGACACCATCTTCATCAAGGCGATCGTGGACCTCACCGGCCTCTAG